Proteins encoded by one window of Candidatus Sumerlaea chitinivorans:
- a CDS encoding Phosphoribosylglycinamide formyltransferase translates to MEVKPILLGVLASGRGSNFEAILRKQSYGYFARAQVACLIVNNADAGAIAIAKQYGVPHHVVLQREFPSKDAYEVEIVRLLKSYGVEYVILAGYMRIVGPPLLEAYPQRILNIHPALLPSFPGLHAQRQALEYGVKISGCTVHFVDAGVDSGPIIVQRAVPVLPGDTEETLSARILEQEHIAYSEAIKMVTEEPWEIRGRVVHFPQREPRESEGKKV, encoded by the coding sequence ATGGAAGTGAAACCGATACTTTTGGGCGTGCTCGCCTCGGGCCGTGGATCGAACTTTGAAGCTATTCTGCGCAAGCAGAGCTATGGCTATTTCGCGCGGGCACAGGTGGCCTGCCTCATCGTCAACAACGCGGACGCGGGCGCGATTGCCATTGCGAAGCAATACGGTGTGCCGCACCACGTCGTACTTCAGCGCGAATTCCCAAGCAAGGACGCCTACGAGGTGGAAATCGTTCGGCTTCTGAAATCGTATGGTGTCGAATATGTGATTTTAGCCGGCTACATGCGCATTGTGGGCCCACCCCTGCTGGAAGCCTATCCGCAGCGCATTTTGAACATCCACCCAGCACTGCTTCCCTCCTTCCCCGGTCTTCACGCCCAACGCCAAGCGCTGGAGTACGGCGTGAAGATCAGCGGCTGCACGGTGCATTTTGTCGACGCCGGCGTGGATAGCGGCCCCATTATCGTCCAACGCGCGGTCCCTGTGCTGCCGGGCGACACCGAAGAAACGCTTTCCGCCCGCATTCTTGAGCAAGAGCACATTGCCTACTCCGAAGCCATCAAGATGGTGACGGAGGAGCCATGGGAGATTCGTGGCAGGGTCGTCCATTTCCCGCAGCGAGAACCAAGAGAATCGGAGGGTAAGAAAGTATGA
- a CDS encoding Phosphoglycerate kinase, with the protein MAKKTIADLQDLQGKRVFVRVDFNVPMDGETITDDIRIRESLPTIKYLVEKGARVILASHLGRPKGKVVPSMSLAPAAKRLGELIGKDVKMAPDCVGPEVEQMVAALQPGEVLMLENVRFHPEEEKNDPEFAKKLAALADIFVQDAFGSVHRAHASTEGITHFVPVSVAGFLVEKELKYLGEALANPVRPFVAILGGSKVSTKIGVISNLLKQVDVLLLGGGMTYTFIKAQGGSIGSSLFEPETLEVAKQTLEEAKALGKKLLLPVDNLVCQSTEKPDPNVPRMVVESHAIPDGWMGVDIGPKTAELYVNEIKQAKTIVWNGPVGVFEIDEFAGGSKAIAQALADSGAVTVIGGGDSAAAVKKFGLADKMTHISTGGGASLEFLEGKKLPGIEALNDK; encoded by the coding sequence ATGGCCAAGAAGACAATCGCCGATCTCCAGGACTTGCAAGGCAAACGGGTCTTTGTCCGGGTGGACTTCAACGTTCCGATGGATGGCGAAACCATCACCGACGATATCCGGATCCGCGAGTCGCTGCCCACGATCAAGTACCTCGTTGAAAAGGGTGCTCGCGTGATTCTTGCCTCGCACCTCGGACGCCCCAAAGGCAAGGTTGTTCCCTCCATGAGCCTCGCCCCCGCGGCCAAGCGCTTAGGCGAACTCATCGGCAAGGATGTCAAAATGGCGCCGGACTGCGTCGGGCCGGAAGTAGAGCAAATGGTCGCCGCCCTTCAACCGGGCGAAGTGCTCATGCTGGAAAACGTCCGTTTCCATCCTGAGGAAGAAAAGAACGATCCTGAGTTCGCAAAGAAGCTTGCTGCTCTGGCCGACATTTTTGTTCAGGACGCCTTTGGCTCGGTCCACCGGGCCCACGCCTCCACGGAAGGCATCACTCATTTTGTTCCGGTGAGCGTGGCCGGCTTCCTCGTTGAGAAGGAGCTGAAGTATCTGGGCGAGGCTCTTGCGAACCCCGTTCGGCCTTTTGTGGCTATTTTGGGTGGCTCCAAAGTCTCCACAAAGATCGGAGTCATCTCGAATTTGCTGAAGCAGGTCGACGTGCTGCTTCTGGGTGGTGGGATGACCTACACCTTTATCAAAGCACAGGGTGGTTCGATCGGCTCGTCGCTCTTCGAGCCCGAAACTCTCGAGGTGGCAAAACAGACACTCGAGGAAGCGAAAGCCCTCGGCAAGAAGCTGCTCCTGCCCGTGGACAACCTCGTCTGCCAGTCCACAGAAAAACCCGATCCCAACGTGCCTCGCATGGTGGTCGAATCTCACGCCATTCCTGACGGATGGATGGGCGTGGATATCGGACCCAAGACCGCGGAACTCTACGTCAACGAGATCAAGCAGGCGAAGACCATTGTGTGGAATGGGCCCGTCGGAGTGTTCGAGATCGACGAGTTTGCTGGCGGCTCAAAGGCTATTGCTCAAGCCCTTGCAGACTCCGGCGCCGTCACTGTGATCGGTGGTGGCGACAGTGCGGCCGCAGTGAAGAAGTTCGGGCTCGCCGACAAGATGACCCACATCTCCACTGGCGGCGGCGCTTCCCTTGAGTTCCTCGAGGGCAAGAAGCTGCCCGGAATCGAAGCATTGAACGATAAATAA
- a CDS encoding Threonine synthase has protein sequence MTPMVEAYLFGLRSGRRYDLAHLHEFGDNGELLEVRADAEVRNQLRAGRSVYERFSDFWNIAPLDLSLSLGEGNTPLLSAGRRLSRWVGANRLLLKNETVNPTWSFKDRGTFACAAHARACGENYLATISTGNMGHSVAAYAARAGMRAIIIVPAGTSPAKISPMAAHGAYVLEVECDNFSTLKHGALEIASELGIRMVSGNGPIRAEGYKFEAFEMWEQFGAGVPDYVVVPTSACGHIRGIFKGWLELRQHGFCRAIPTMIVAQPARIAPIAAAIGAGTYEPVVFPPATTVAEALSSGDPPGAAEILQMAREYGWLAETADEEEILEARAQLAADGFFVEASAAVGIAVLRKLIAQGKLDAAATIVAVLTGSGLKEHAAQSQRPVGLVYRAPLKELKDALIRLVDPLASRQVRP, from the coding sequence ATGACGCCAATGGTTGAGGCATATTTATTCGGGCTACGTAGCGGACGACGCTACGATTTAGCACATTTGCACGAGTTTGGGGATAATGGGGAGCTTCTCGAAGTTCGCGCTGACGCAGAGGTGCGAAACCAGCTTCGCGCTGGGCGCTCAGTATACGAACGGTTTTCTGACTTCTGGAATATCGCCCCCCTTGATCTTTCGCTTTCTCTCGGTGAGGGGAATACGCCCCTGCTTTCCGCGGGAAGGCGCCTAAGCCGCTGGGTCGGCGCGAATCGGTTGCTCTTGAAAAACGAGACCGTCAACCCCACTTGGAGCTTCAAGGACCGAGGTACGTTCGCCTGCGCCGCTCATGCACGCGCATGTGGCGAAAACTACTTAGCCACCATCTCAACCGGCAACATGGGGCACTCCGTTGCGGCTTACGCAGCACGTGCCGGTATGCGAGCGATTATCATTGTGCCCGCAGGCACATCCCCAGCCAAGATCTCTCCCATGGCGGCGCATGGCGCCTACGTGCTTGAAGTTGAATGCGACAATTTCTCCACACTCAAGCACGGGGCTCTCGAAATCGCGTCCGAGCTCGGGATCCGCATGGTGTCGGGTAACGGCCCAATTCGTGCGGAAGGTTACAAGTTTGAGGCCTTTGAGATGTGGGAGCAATTCGGAGCTGGGGTTCCCGACTATGTCGTGGTGCCAACAAGCGCTTGTGGCCACATCCGCGGAATTTTCAAAGGGTGGCTGGAGCTGCGCCAACATGGATTTTGCCGGGCCATCCCCACGATGATTGTCGCCCAGCCCGCGCGCATTGCTCCGATCGCGGCTGCGATTGGAGCCGGCACGTATGAACCGGTCGTATTTCCGCCAGCCACGACTGTTGCAGAAGCGCTTTCCTCGGGTGACCCGCCGGGAGCAGCGGAGATCCTTCAAATGGCGCGCGAGTATGGGTGGCTGGCCGAAACCGCTGACGAAGAAGAGATTCTTGAAGCTCGTGCACAGCTTGCTGCTGACGGATTTTTTGTGGAGGCGTCCGCAGCGGTGGGAATCGCCGTCCTACGCAAGCTCATTGCTCAGGGCAAATTAGATGCGGCCGCCACAATTGTCGCGGTTCTCACTGGAAGTGGCTTAAAGGAACATGCGGCCCAGTCCCAGCGCCCTGTCGGCTTGGTATACCGCGCCCCACTCAAAGAGCTCAAAGATGCGCTGATCCGCCTTGTGGATCCCTTGGCAAGTCGTCAGGTTAGACCGTGA
- a CDS encoding Outer membrane protein: MMPEVCFVRKVTLFVAFLTVCSVITSAASARSFDDTTTASTGETPAVSSVSQLEHHATGTTLTGTALSVETTGSLRLPDIAEFEAYLHTRSPRKLTIGLNEVVVRTLAKNLNIKVAELSREAAKDEVNAQKGIYDLRLGGTVGVDRTNTPVPYKNGPPTGQPESLKQRDYSAQMSVGQLLPSGGLIELLFQQSTIENNNPLYFSPYYATGAGVQVSQPLLKNAGRFVTESGILLAQYGERIAKEAYRGQLFAELTRSITTYYELIYATANVDVLRISLAQAQELLRVNTAKFNAGVLPELDVLQAKADVAARQQLLITALQQVEDISDQLKNQLAEITEMQDVTLVPLDLPEVPEYPVRGKEEQYIRDALLYRPEFEQIRLQLEQAQIRREVARNQKLPQLDLFARYLAISADDTAGDAWEGTTGNDYGNWRIGIQFSYPLQNRAARYRYLQAEKGVQSAAVMMQKVHNDIIQDVRASLRAVETNRQQIEVGKATVEFNREKVETGMRRQQVGLATSFEVLQFQTALASARSNLLRAIIDYNKSIVQLERAKGTLLQRLGITLTPQGAEAKKHVTGKSFSKSRCQLRQAHCHVPALLERPMATIHERPMQ; this comes from the coding sequence CACTACCACTGCCTCGACGGGGGAAACGCCTGCTGTGTCCTCGGTTTCCCAGCTCGAACATCACGCAACCGGGACAACGCTCACTGGAACTGCTTTAAGCGTTGAGACCACAGGATCACTAAGGCTGCCGGACATTGCCGAATTCGAAGCGTATCTGCACACGCGAAGCCCACGAAAACTTACGATCGGACTTAACGAAGTTGTTGTGCGCACCTTAGCCAAGAACCTTAACATCAAGGTTGCGGAGCTTTCCAGAGAGGCGGCCAAAGATGAGGTGAATGCCCAGAAAGGCATTTATGATCTTCGACTGGGGGGGACGGTGGGAGTTGACCGCACCAACACACCTGTCCCCTACAAGAATGGCCCACCAACTGGTCAACCAGAGAGCCTAAAACAACGGGATTATTCGGCTCAAATGTCAGTGGGTCAGCTTCTTCCCTCCGGAGGACTGATTGAACTCCTCTTTCAGCAGTCCACAATCGAAAATAACAATCCGCTCTATTTTAGCCCTTACTACGCAACCGGTGCAGGTGTGCAAGTCTCCCAACCTCTGCTAAAGAATGCCGGGCGATTCGTCACTGAATCCGGGATCCTGCTGGCACAGTACGGCGAGCGGATTGCGAAGGAGGCGTATCGTGGGCAATTATTCGCAGAATTGACCCGCTCGATCACAACTTACTATGAGCTTATCTACGCCACAGCGAACGTAGACGTGCTGCGGATCTCTCTTGCCCAAGCTCAAGAACTCTTGCGAGTAAATACAGCGAAATTCAACGCAGGCGTTCTTCCAGAACTTGATGTTCTACAAGCCAAAGCTGACGTTGCGGCTCGACAGCAATTACTAATTACTGCCCTCCAGCAAGTGGAGGATATCAGCGATCAGCTGAAGAACCAACTCGCTGAGATTACCGAAATGCAGGATGTAACGCTTGTTCCGTTGGACTTACCGGAAGTACCAGAGTACCCAGTCCGCGGCAAAGAAGAGCAGTACATTCGGGATGCCCTTCTCTATCGGCCGGAATTTGAGCAAATCCGCCTCCAACTCGAGCAGGCTCAAATCCGTCGGGAGGTTGCCCGCAATCAAAAACTTCCCCAACTCGATCTCTTCGCTCGGTATTTAGCGATAAGCGCCGACGATACCGCAGGCGACGCGTGGGAAGGCACCACCGGGAACGATTATGGCAACTGGCGCATAGGCATTCAGTTCAGCTACCCCCTGCAGAACCGAGCCGCTCGATATCGCTATTTGCAGGCAGAGAAAGGAGTCCAATCGGCAGCAGTAATGATGCAGAAAGTGCATAACGACATCATTCAGGATGTTCGCGCGTCGCTGCGAGCCGTAGAAACAAACCGCCAGCAAATAGAAGTCGGCAAAGCCACAGTCGAATTTAACCGCGAAAAGGTTGAAACAGGAATGCGCCGCCAGCAAGTCGGCCTTGCGACGAGTTTCGAAGTCCTTCAGTTCCAAACGGCTCTTGCCAGTGCGCGAAGCAATCTCCTCCGCGCAATTATCGACTATAACAAATCCATCGTTCAGCTTGAGCGAGCGAAGGGAACGCTTCTGCAAAGGCTTGGAATCACCCTGACCCCACAAGGCGCTGAGGCCAAGAAGCACGTAACAGGGAAATCTTTTTCCAAGAGTCGGTGTCAGCTAAGGCAAGCTCATTGCCACGTGCCAGCTTTGCTTGAGAGGCCGATGGCTACAATTCACGAGCGACCGATGCAATGA
- a CDS encoding Adenylosuccinate lyase, translated as MIPRYSTPEMTELWSEQSKFAAWLEVELAACEAWHELGQIPLEELETIRERAAFTVERIEEIEKTVHHDVIAFTTCLAEHIGPASRFVHMGLTSNDVVDTAQALRLKRAGELILAEVEGLLATLRRLALEHKNRVVIGRTHGVHAEPITLGLKFLLYYAEMQRNAERLRSAFEQVAVGKISGAVGTYAHTGPELEAIVCRRLGIASAPVATQVIQRDRHAQLVCALAICASTLEKIATEIRHLQRTEVRELEEPFRAGQKGSSAMPHKRNPVKCEQLTGLARLLRGYVVTALENNALWHERDISHSSTERVILPDATTLLHYMLRQIRGVLEGLHYYPENMQRNLELTRGLIYSQRALLALVEHGLSREEAYEIVQRAAMETWADSNVTFQERLRAEPRVRAALSDEKLAAIFDPTAFLRHVDHIFERVLGSSN; from the coding sequence ATGATCCCACGCTATTCCACGCCAGAAATGACCGAGCTTTGGAGCGAACAATCCAAGTTTGCTGCATGGCTGGAGGTGGAACTTGCCGCCTGCGAAGCGTGGCATGAATTGGGGCAGATCCCCCTTGAGGAACTCGAGACGATTCGCGAGCGGGCTGCCTTCACGGTCGAGCGCATTGAGGAAATCGAGAAGACGGTGCACCACGACGTCATTGCCTTCACCACCTGCTTGGCCGAGCACATCGGCCCCGCCTCGCGTTTTGTCCATATGGGACTCACCTCCAACGATGTGGTGGACACCGCCCAAGCCCTGCGCCTCAAGCGGGCAGGTGAGCTCATTCTCGCAGAAGTCGAGGGCCTCCTTGCCACCCTTCGGCGTTTGGCGCTCGAACACAAAAACAGGGTTGTGATCGGCCGCACGCACGGTGTGCACGCCGAGCCGATCACGCTGGGTTTAAAATTTCTCCTATACTATGCAGAAATGCAGCGCAACGCCGAGCGCCTGCGCTCTGCCTTCGAGCAAGTGGCCGTGGGGAAGATCTCCGGAGCTGTGGGCACCTACGCGCATACTGGGCCCGAACTCGAGGCTATCGTCTGCCGACGCCTGGGCATTGCGAGTGCGCCGGTCGCGACTCAGGTCATCCAGCGCGATCGCCACGCTCAGCTCGTCTGCGCCCTCGCGATTTGCGCCTCCACCCTCGAGAAGATCGCCACCGAGATTCGTCATCTCCAGCGCACCGAGGTACGCGAGCTTGAGGAACCCTTCCGCGCCGGACAAAAAGGCTCAAGTGCCATGCCGCATAAGCGTAATCCCGTGAAATGTGAACAACTGACGGGCCTTGCCCGTCTGCTGCGCGGCTATGTGGTTACGGCCCTCGAAAACAATGCGCTGTGGCACGAGCGCGACATCAGCCACTCCTCTACGGAGCGCGTGATTTTGCCAGACGCGACCACCCTCTTGCATTACATGCTGCGACAAATCCGGGGCGTGCTCGAGGGATTGCACTATTACCCGGAGAACATGCAGCGCAACTTAGAGCTTACGCGTGGCCTAATCTACTCGCAGCGCGCACTGCTCGCTTTAGTCGAGCACGGGCTCAGTCGCGAGGAAGCTTATGAGATCGTCCAGCGTGCCGCCATGGAAACATGGGCTGACTCCAACGTCACCTTCCAAGAGCGGCTGCGGGCGGAGCCCCGGGTTCGAGCCGCGCTGTCCGACGAGAAGTTGGCGGCAATTTTCGATCCCACTGCCTTTCTTCGCCACGTGGATCACATTTTCGAGCGAGTGCTCGGTTCGTCTAACTAA